A segment of the Euzebyales bacterium genome:
GGCCGACCTGTCGTTGAGGATCGTGTAGCCGAAGATCGCCTCGTGCGCCTGGTCCACGGTCAGGCTGGTCCCTCCGGCGCCGATGACCGCGGCCACCTCGAGCTCGAAGTCCAACACGTCGCAGCCGGCCGGCACCGCCACCTTGTCGTCGGGTCCGACGATCGCGTGCGGGTTGGAGAAAGTAGAACGTCGGCGCGTCGTACCACGCGGCCGGTACACCGCTCGCGCCGCCCACGCTACGCCGAACCCCCTCGACGTGCTCCTCGAAGGCGACGAATCCCGCAGGGACGGCGGGTGCAGCGGAGGCGCAGGTGCACCTGGTCAAGTGGGAGCTCGACCGACGC
Coding sequences within it:
- a CDS encoding fumarylacetoacetate hydrolase family protein, which encodes MPAGCDVLDFELEVAAVIGAGGTSLTVDQAHEAIFGYTILNDRSARDLQGHEMQVGLGPAKDKDFASTLGHGW